The genomic segment CGCCTGGATAGAAGTGAAAGGAAAGCTCGGTCAATGGGCAGAAGTACGGGAATATCTCTTTTCGAGAATCACCAGGGAAGTCGAAGAGTTCAAGGACCTCATTCAGTACTGGGATGTCGTCAATGAGCCTATTGTTCAACCCTGGTTCGACTCGATAGGTTCGGACTATATTGCCGAGTCGTTTAGAATCGTTAAGGAAACCGACCCCGACGCCATTACAGTACTAAACGAATACGGAGTGTTAGTGAATGAGCGGACCAGGCGAGCTTTCATTTCGAGAGCCCGACAACTCATAAATGAAGGAACTCCCATAGATGTGATTGGGGCCGAAGCGCATATTTTCACTGCTCAGGATCTACTTGGTCAGCTGCGATCCTTGGAAAGCATATATCTTGCGATTGACGAGTTGGCTCAGCTGGGGAAACCTATTCATATATCGGAGTTTCAGATTCCTCTTCCCGCGGTGATAGACGCTTTCAACGTCTCTATAAGTGAGGCCGAAGAGATACAGGCCGAGATCGCCAGGATATTCTACAAAGTCTTCTTCAGCCATTCGGCGGTCGAGGTAATAACGTACTGGAATTTCTACAGGGCGTGGCAGTCAGGCAGCGGATTTCTGCGCGACGATCTCTCGACAAAACCGATCTTTGATGAGTTGAAGAGGCTTATACACGAAGAATGGAAGACCACTGTCCGTCTCGAGACGGATATTTCGGGCACTGTGGCTTTCAACGGTTTTGCCGGTAAGTACGAGGTCTCGGTGGAAAGCGGAGCACTGTCAGAGACATTCATTATTGACGTTAAGAAGGGTGAGAAGAATGAATTCACCCTTGTTCTCGGGCAATGAATGGAGTGATCTAAATGAAAAGAGCCACCATTTTATTGACCTTTGTTCTCATGATGATTTTTATTCCGGAAACTCTTGTTGTGAATGCCGGTCA from the Mesotoga infera genome contains:
- a CDS encoding glycoside hydrolase, producing AWIEVKGKLGQWAEVREYLFSRITREVEEFKDLIQYWDVVNEPIVQPWFDSIGSDYIAESFRIVKETDPDAITVLNEYGVLVNERTRRAFISRARQLINEGTPIDVIGAEAHIFTAQDLLGQLRSLESIYLAIDELAQLGKPIHISEFQIPLPAVIDAFNVSISEAEEIQAEIARIFYKVFFSHSAVEVITYWNFYRAWQSGSGFLRDDLSTKPIFDELKRLIHEEWKTTVRLETDISGTVAFNGFAGKYEVSVESGALSETFIIDVKKGEKNEFTLVLGQ